The sequence GGCGCCCCCCCGCTTTGCAGGTCATCGAGCAACACCGAAAGGTCCGGGCGCGCGATGGCGGCGTTGGACAGAAAGACCACCACGGGGTGCGGCGCGGCATCGGCCAACAGGCGCAAGGGGCGCCGCCCCTCGGGTGCATCGCGCATGATCTCGACCCCCAGGGTGTAGGGGCCGCGATCCAGCTTGCCGATCCGCACGAAAACGCGCGCCGCCAGGGGATGCGCCAGAATGCCATCGGCGATCCGGGCGGCCAGGGTTTCCAGCAGGTTCACACGCTCGGCCGCGAGGGCCGCGTCGATGGACTCGACGATGGTGTCGTAACTCAGGATCCGGTCCACGTCATCGGCCGCGCTTTCGGCGCGGGTGGCCACCTCGACCACGACATCGAAACGCACGGTCTGGGTGACACCGCGCTCGGCCTGAAACGCGCCGATCTCGACCTCGCGCAGATGCTCGGTCATCGAGATCCTGTCGCGCGGCACATCGCCGGCGATCGACTTGGCCCGTTCCGACGGATGTTGAAACGCGATGGATGTTTCGTCGCTCACCGGATCGCCTGCCCTGTTGTCTTGCGTGTCGCCCTGCGTTTAGCACGCAGCGGGCAGACGCGCCATGCTGCGGCGCGGCACATCGCGGACAAACGCGACGTGGGGATCAGTATTGCTGTCGATAGAAGATATGAATGCCGTATTCGGCGGTGCGCGGATAGACACGCGCCCAGTCCGGGTTGACCCAATCGGCATGGTAATGCGTCGCGCCGCCCGTCAGGTCACGCGGGGCCCCGTCGATCATGATGCGTGCGATGTGTCCCGCGCGATGCCAGGCGCGGTCATCGGCGATATCCTCGGGCTCGCCGTCGCAGGTATAGGTGAACTGGCAGGCAAAGCGCCGCCCCGTTCCCTGATTGACGACACCGCAGATCGTATCGGGATAGTTGGCGCTGTCGACCCGGTTCAGGATCACCTCGGCCACCGCGTACTGACCGACGATCGGCTCGCCGCGCGCCTCGAAATACAGCGCCTCGGTCAGGCATTGCCACTGCCGGTTGCCGCGCGGTCGGCGCAGCTGGTCAAGCTCGGTCGCATACATGATGCGCGCATCGTCACCGCGCTGGCCGGTATAGGGCGCGCCAAGGCGGCGCAGGCGCGTTTCCGACAGACTCGCCAGCGAGGCGGTTTCGACCCCCATCAATTCGCCCAGTCGCGCGGAAATCCCGCCGCCCGGGGCGGTCGAGGTCGACAAGGTCACGTCTGGCGCGGGGGCATCGGCGGCCACGGGGCCAGCCATCACGAGACTTCCGACAAGGATCGCAGCCAGACGCATTCTTTTCGACATCTTTTCCCTTTCGACGAGCACCCGACCCACCACCGTCGTGATTCGACCCAACCGCGTTTGGTTACCCCTTTTCGCGCGCATCACAAAATCGACACCGAATCTAGTGAGTCCGTGATGTGATGTCGCAAAAACTTGACAGAGCGGTGTCAGCGATCAGGGTCGCTGGCGGGATCGCTATCAACGTCGCGTGGCAAATCCTTGTCGAAAATGGACAATTGTGCCGCCGCCAATTTGGCGACCGGAACGCGGAACGGCGAGCAGGACACATAGTCGAACCCGGCCCGACGGCAGAAGCCGATCGACTCGGGGTGGCCGCCATGTTCGCCGCACAGCGAGATCGTGACATCAGGGCGCGCATCGCGCCCCCGTTCGGCACCCAGCAGCAACAGCTCGCCCACCCCTTCGGTGTCGAGCTGCGTGAACGGATCCTCGGAAAACACGCCCTGATGGACATAAGCCGACATGAACCGCCCCGCATCGTCGCGCGACAGGCCATAGGCCATTTGCGTCAGATCGTTGGTGCCAAAGGACAGAAAGGCCGAGTGTTCGGCGATCTCGCCCGCGCGGAGCGCCGCGCGCGGCGTTTCGACCATGACGCCAAGGCGATAGGTGAACTCCTTGCCGGTTTCCGAGCGCACCGCGCTGGCCACCCCGTCGATGCGCGCCTTGACCAGTTCCACCTCGCGCCGGGCGGACACCAGGGGGATCATGATCTCGGGCACGACGGGCGCGCCCTTTTTCGAGGCGGCGATGGTCGCCTCGAAAATCGCACGGGCCTGCATTTCGTAGATTTCGGGCACCGTGATACCCAGCCGCACGCCGCGCATCCCCAGCATGGGGTTGAATTCCTGCAGGCTTTCGATGCGGGACGCGACGCGGCTGATCGGCAGATCCAGCGCCTCGGCCAATGCGCGCGTCCCCTCGCGATCGGCGGGCAGAAATTCGTGCAGGGGCGGATCGAACAGGCGGATGCAGACGGGTTGGCCCTGCATCAGCTTGAACAATTCCTTGAAATCGGCGCGCTGCATCGGCAGCAGCCGTTCGAGCGCGGCGGCACGATCCTCGGGGTTCTCGGCAAAGATCATCTCGCGCATGACAGTCAGGCGCCCGGCCTCGAAGAACATGTGCTCGGTCCGGCACAGGCCGATGCCATCGACACCGAAGCGTTGCGCCATCGCCGCATCCTCGGGCGTGTCGGCATTGGCGCGGATGCCGATGTCGCGCGCCGCGTCGGCCCATTGCATCAAGGTGGCAAAGGCGCCGCCCAGGGCCGGCTCGATCATCTCGGTCGCGCCGACCAGAACCTCGCCCGAAGAGCCGTCGACCGTGATGATGTCGCCCTCGTGAAACACCTTGCGGCCGGGTACGGTCAGCGTCTTCTTGCGCAGGTCGATCTGCAATTGCGTGGCCCCCGATACACAGGGCACGCCGAGGCCACGGGCGATGACCGCCGCATGACTGGTCATGCCGCCGCGTTCGGTCAGGATGGCGTCGGCAGCATGCATGCCGCGAATATCCTCAGGCGTGGTTTCGCGCCGCACCAGAATGCAGGGCTCGCCCTGCGAGGCGGCGGCCTGCGCCGCGGCCGCGGTGAAACAGATGCGCCCCTGTGCGGCGCCGGGGGCCGCCGCGATCCCGCGCGTCAGCACATCGCGTGCCGGGTCGGCCCTGACCTGACGGTGCAGCATCTGGTTGAGCGTATTGGGGGCGATCCGCGTCAGCGCCTCGTTGCTGGGAATGACGCCGTCCTCGGCAAGAGCGACCGCGATGGCCACCTCGGCCCTGGCCGAGCGCGGCACGCGCACCGCATCGAGCAGGGACAAGTGCCCGTCCATCAGGGTGAATTCGATCTGCATCTCGTCACGCAGGCGGTCGCGCAGCAAACCGCCCGCCTCTTGCAGGGCGGCGACGGCCTCGGGCGCATCGTCCTGAAGCGACGGGCCGCGATCATCATGCAGGATAAACTGCGCCTCGGCCTGCGAGAGGGCGGCGCGGCCTTGTCCCTGCGGCAGGTAGCGGCCGGTCACCTGGGGTTCGCCGGTTTCCGACGAGACGAACTGCACCACGCCCGCCCCCGACAGGCCGCGCCCCGGCCCGAGGGCCATCTGCTGCACGACAAGACCCAGGCCCGCATCTGCGGGCGCGCCCTTGGCCTGCCGCAGCAGTCGGGCGGTCGTCCCCTCCCAGGCGCGGGCCATGGATTTCAGCACCTCGGCCAGTTGCGCGGCCGGGTCCTGCGGGAACTCGTCTTCCATTTCGTCTTCGAACTGTGCCTTGGCCAGACGCGGCGTCATCGGCCCCTCGAAGACATCGGCATCCAGCCGCAGCACATCGACGGCGTAGCTGCGAATGAAGTTGACATAGAACGCGTCGGCAACGGACGACCCGTGGATCGCGGCCAGCCGTTCGGCCTGCGCGTCGTTCATCCCGATGTTGAGGATCGTGCCCGGACCGCCCCAATCGGCCGCCTCGCTGGAGGAGCGGACCGAGACCAGCGTATCGGGGCCGAACAGGCCCAGTAGCTGCGCAAGATCGGGCATCCGGCCCTGCGCGATGCCCCGGACCGTGTCGAAGGGCAAGGCCACGGTGGGCGGAACCGGAAGATCCAGCCGCACAAGCCGCTGCAGGCATTTCGCGCGATTGCCGTGGCGATCCTTGCGGATATCGGCAGTCGCCGTGATCTCGGTGAAGTCGGGGGTGGTCAGCATCGGGCCCGTCCTTTCGCGCGTGCCGCACAACATACCTGCATGGCGTAACCTGTCCAGTTCAGTGGACAGGCCGACAGGCAATGTGACCTGTGGCAAAGCGGCCCGTCCGCCCCCCCTAGCCGTCGAGCTTGTCGAGATCGGCCACCTGACCGCAGATCTCGACAATCTGGTGCAGCAGGTTCAGACGGTTGCGCCGCACGATATCGTTTTCGGTATTGACCTGCACGGCCTCGAAAAACGCGTCGATGGGGCCACGCAGCGCCGCCATATGGCCCATCGCGGCGGCGAAATCCTCGGCGGCGAGGGCCGGGGCGATGGCCGCCTGTGCCTGATCCAGCGCGGTGAACAGGGCCTTTTCCTCGTCGGTTTCGGCGAATTTCGGATCGGCCCCGAACCGGTACTCGACCCCGTCCTTCTCCTCGGCTTGGATCAGGATGTTGGCCGCGCGGCGATAGCCCTGAACAAGGTTCTCGCCCTCTTCGGTGGTCACCACCTCTTGCAGCGCGCGGGCGCGGGCGACCACCAGCGTCAGGTCATCGGCGGGCGGTTTCGACAGGCTGGCGTCGATCACGTCATGGCGCAGCCCCTCGGCGCGCAGATGCACCTTCAGCCGGTCGTGGAAAAACGCCAGCAGATCGGTCGAAAGGTCAGGCACCCTGTCGCCCACCGTGCGCAGGGGCGAGCCCTCGTCCATGTCCGGGCCCGTGCCGGCGGCCTTCAGCCGCTCGGTCACGGCACGGAAGGCAGCCCCGAAAACACCCCGATCCGCGATTTCGTCGAGGATTTCCTCGAGCGTATCGATCACCTCGTCGCCCACGACCGGGCGTTCGAGGGCGATCTTGTGGCGCAACAACTGGCTGTCGATGAACCGGTCCAGCGACAGGCGGCGGTTTTCGGTCAGCACGATGCGGATGATCCCCAACGCCGCGCGACGCAGGGCAAACGGGTCCTTCGAGCCGGTGGGTTTCTCGTCGATGGCCCAAAAGCCCGTCAAGGTGTCAATCTTGTCGGCCAGGGCGACAGCGATCGACAGCGGGGCCGATGGCACGTCGTCCGACGGGCCGAGGGGCTGGTAATGCTCTTCGGCGACGGCGGCGATCTCGGGTGCATGGCCGGCGGCCTGGGCATAGTAGCGGCCCATGACGCCCTGCAACTCGGGGAATTCATAGACCATCTCCGAGGAGAGATCGGCCTTGGCGATCTTGGCGGCCGTGGCGGCATCTTCGGGGTCGGCCCCCACCACGGGCGCAATTTCACGCGCCAGCGACGCGATGCGCTGGATGCGGTCGGCCTGAGTGCCCAGACGGCGTTCGAAGGTCACGTTTTCCAACGCATCCATCCACGCGGCCATGCCCGATTTCGCGACGCGGAGGTCGTTTTCCCAAAAGAACTTGGCATCCGACAGCCGCGCGGCCAGGACCTTCTGATTGCCTGCGAGGATGGTCGCGCCGTGTTCGGCCGTTTCGCGGTTTGCCACGGTCACGAATTTCTCGATCCGGCCCGTCCTGGGGTTTCTGACCGAAAAGAACTTCTGATGTTCGCGCATCGAGGTTTGCAGCACCTCGGGCGGCAGGTCGAGGAAATCCGCCCCGATCTCGCCCAAAAGCACCACCGGCCATTCGACCAGCCCGGCGACCTCGGCAAGAAGGGCGCGATCCTCGACCACCTCCAACCCTTCCGCAAAGGCCATCGTGGTGGCGTCGTGCCAGATCTTCTCGGCCCGTTCCTCGGGCGACAGGATCACATGCGCACGCGCCAGCTTGGCGACGTAGTCATCGTAGGACGACACGGCAAAACGGCCCGGCGCCATGAAGCGGTGCCCCTCGGTCGTGTCGCCCGCCACGATCCCGTCGATATCGAAGACAACGGGGCTTGGCCCGTGCTCGTCGCTCAGGATGCACAGGATCGAGTGCAGCGGGCGCACCCACCGCAGTGACCCGGCCCCCCACTCGCATCGACTTGGGCCAGGGGAAATTGCGCACGGTCCGGGTCACGACCTCGGCCACGATCTCGGCGGCGGGGCGGCCGGGCGTTTCGATGGTGGCGAACCAGAAGCTGCCCTTTTTCTCTTCGCGCGCCTCGAGCTGGTCCTTGCCGAGCCCTGTCGAGCGCAGGAACCCCTCCAGAGCCTTTTCGGGCGCGTCGGTGCGCGGTCCACGCCGTTCTTCGCGCTTGGTGGGCGACTCGGGCGTCAGGCCTTCCAGTGCGAGGACCAGCCTGCGCGGGGTCGAGAACGCCCCGGCCCCGGCATAGGTCAGCCCTGCCTCGACCAGCCCGTCGGTGACGAGGCGCTTGAGGTCCTCGGCCGCGCGCGCCTGCATGCGCGCGGGGATTTCCTCGGAAAACAGTTCCAGCAGAAGGTCGGGCATCGGATCGGTCCTGAAGCTCGGGTCGGGTTGGTCGGTCTATCGCGCGAAGGCGGCGCGGGGGCAACCGGGTTCGGACGGCGTCATTCCAGCGTGCCGTTGAGTTGGTGCCAGGCAAAGCCACGCCCATCGGGAAAGAGCGCGATCACGCGGTCCACCCCGGTCGCGATGTTGCGCGCGCCCAGAATGGCCGTCGCCTCATCGTTTTCGAGGGCCCGCGCGATGGTTTCGGCGTCGTAACAGTCGAACCAGCCCGGGGCGATCAGCGGTTCGGGCGCCTCGTAGATCATGCCTGCGGCGATCAGCGGGGCGACCTCGGCCCCGGGCATTTCGAAACAGGCGCGGTAGCGCAGCGGCGAGGTGCTGGCGTCGATCCCTTCGAAGCGCAGCAGATCGCGCGCCATCGCGGTCCCGTCCGGTGCGCTGAAGGTGATGTCGGCGCGGTCGACGGGGGCGTACCAGGCGCGGGTCTGGGCATACCAGAGGCCCGCCCCGGCCAGGACCGCCACGGCCAACAGCCCCAGCACGACCCACTTGCCCGCCGTCATGCGGCGCTGTCCGACGGGCTGAACCCGCCCGCTTCGGTCGCCACGAACGCATCGGCACAGAGTTTGGCCAGATTGCGGACGCGCCCGATATAGGCCTGCCGCTCGGTCACCGAGATCACGCCGCGCGCATCCAGCAAATTGAAGATGTGGCTGGCCTTGATGCACTGGTCATAGGCCGGGTGGGCCAGAACGATGCGCTTGCCGGTCTTGGGGTCGTCATGCGGTTCGGCCAGGATGCGCTGGCACTCGGCCTCGGCATCCTCGAAATGGCGAAACAGGATCTCGGTTTCGGCGACGTCGAAATTGAAGCGCGAATACTCTTCCTCGGTCTGGCGGAACACATCCCCGTAGCTGAGCGGGATCGGCGCATCGGGGTCGTTGAAGGGCATGTCCATAACATGGTCGATGCCCAGCACATACATGGCCAGACGTTCCAGACCATAGGTCAACTCGCCCGAAACCGGATGGCAGTCATGGCCGCCGACCTGCTGGAAATAGGTGAACTGGCTGACCTCCATGCCGTCGCACCACACCTCCCAGCCCAGGCCCCAAGCCCCCAGCGTCGGGCTTTCCCAGTCGTCCTCGACAAAGCGGATGTCGTGAACGGCCAGATCGATGCCGATCGCCTCGAGGCTGCCGAGATACAGCGCCTGCAGGTCCGGCGGGCTGGGTTTGATCAGCACTTGGTACTGGTAATAGTGCTGCAACCGGTTGGGGTTCTCACCATAACGCCCATCGGTCGGGCGGCGCGAGGGCTGTACATAGGCTGCCGCCCAAGGCCGGGAGCCAAGGCTGCGCAGCGTCGTCGCCGGGTGAAAGGTGCCGGCGCCGACCTCCATGTCGTAGGGTTGCATGATGGCGCAGCCCTGCCTCGCCCAATACGCCTGAAGACGCAGGATGATCTCTTGAAAGCTGCGCGGCGCGACGTCCGGCGTTGCGGTGGGGGCTAGTGCGGCGGTCATGGCATATGTCCCAGGCGGGCTGTGCGTGTCGGCGCCTTCCTATGCAAGCGCGTCGAAGGGGTCAATCATGCCCGGCCCGTCATGTTGGCTGCGCGTCCACACAACCGTGTCAAGGCGGTGGTTCTTGACTGGCGCACCGCCATGACCCTCTGCTAACGTCTGCACAGCCGCGGGGTGGATTGACACCGCGCCAGACATAAAACCGCGCAACGACAGGGTTTTTGGAAGAATGTTGAAGACGATACTCCGGGGCCTTTTCGCCCTGACCGTGGTGCTGGGCCTTGGCCTGTCGCTCGCCGTACCGGCCAATGCGCAGGATCCCAACCAGCGGGTCTGGATCCAGATCGAGAGTTACACCGATCTTGCCACCACCGAACAACGGCTGCGCGCCTATTCCCAACTGCTCGAGGACGTGAACGGGTTCCGGGCCGGGTCGCGGTTCTATGCCATTGCCCTCGGGCCGTATCCGCGCAGTGACGGCATCGCCCTGCTGGGCCAGTTGCGCGCACAGGGCCTGATCCCCGGCGACAGTTTCCTGCAGGATGGGCAGGCCTTCACGCAACAGTTCTTTCCGGTGGGCGTGAACACGCTGGACGGCGACGCCGTCGAAACCACCCAAGGCGTCGTCGCGGAGGCCCAGGAACAGACCGAGGAGGTGGCCGAAGAGGTGATCGAAGACGTCGCCGAAGAGATCACGCCCGACCCGGCCCCCCTGCCCGAGGAAACACCGGCCGAGGCCCGTCAAAGCGAGGCGCAGCTGACCCGCGCCGAGCGCGACGAGTTGCAGATCGCCCTTCAATATTTCGGCTTCTATCGCGGTGGGATCGACGGCGCCTTCGGCCCCGGCACGCGCGGCGCGATGACCGCGTGGCAACAGTCGCGCGGGTTCGAGGCGACCGGCATCCTGACGACCCGTCAGCGGGCGCAGTTGCTCGCGGAACGCGAAGAGGAACTCGCCCGCCTCGGCATCACCACGGTGCGCGATGAAAGGGCCGGCATCCAGATCGACCTGCCCTTGGGAATGGTCGCGTTTTCCGAGTATAATTTCCCCTTCGCGCAGTACGACAGCATCAATGACAGTGGCCTGCGCGTGCTGCTGATCAGCCAGCCGGGCGACCGGGCCACGCTGTTCGGCCTCTACGAGATCATGCAGACGCTCGAGATCGTACCGCTGGAGGGCGAGCGCGAGCGTCAGGGCGACCGGTTCCTGCTGACCGGGCAGTCCGACAGCCTGCGCAGCCATACCGAGGCCCGCGTCGTGGGCGGCGGATTCGTCAAGGGCTTTACCGTCGTCTGGGCCCCCGAGCGCGACGAGGACATGGAGCAGATCCTGCCGATCCTGCGCGACACGATCAGCTATTTCGGCGGCGCGCTCGACCCGGCCTTCGTGCCCGAGGGCGCCGAGGAAGACATCGACCTGGTCTCGGGCCTGGAAGTGCGGCGCCCCGACCTGATGCGCACCGGGTTCTTCATCGACAGCCGCGGCACCGTCCTGACCACGACCGAGGCCGTATCAGGCCCCAATGGCCAGTGCGCCCGCGTGCTGATCGACAATGCCTATGCGGCGGACGTGGTCTATCGCGACGATGCGCTCGGGTTGGCGGTGCTGCGCCCGCGGACCGCGCTTGCGCCGCTGGATTTCGCGCGCATGGCCGAAACGCCGGGCCGCCTGCGCGGCGAGATTGCCGTGGCGGGCTTTCCCTTCGGCGGCGCGCTGTCGGCGGCCTCGACCAGTTTCGGCACGCTGTCGGCCCTGTCGGGCGTGAATGGCGAAACGAACGTTCAGCGCCTCGAAATCGCCACTGAAGACAGCGAAGCGGGGGCGCCGGTGCTCGATGGATCGGGCGCCGTGCTGGGCATGGTACTGCCCGGCATGCTGGAGGGGCGCGCCCTGCCCGACGAGGTGACTTTGGCGCTGCGGGCCGATCAGCTTTTGCCGGTGCTGCAACAGGCCGGGATCGCCCCGCAGATCGCCACGACGACGGGCATGATGAACCGCGAGACGCTGTCGCGGCTCGGCTCGGACATCGCCGTGCGCGTGAGTTGCTGGAACTGAGCGCGGTCTAGCGGACACATGAAAAGGCCGGGCGGATCGCCCGGCCTTTCTCCTTTTGCGGGATGGCAGAACGTCACGATGGCCGAAACCGCAGTGCCAGCCCGTTGATGCAGTGGCGCAGGCCCGTCGGTTCGGGCCCATCTTCGAAGATATGGCCCAGATGGCTGCCGCAGCGCGCGCAATGGCATTCGGTCCGCACCATCAGCAGGACGGAGCGATCCTCCATCGTGCCGATCACATCGGGCAGCGCCTCGTAGAAACTGGGCCAGCCGGTGCCGCTGTCGAATTTCGTCTCGGAGGAATAGAGCGGCAGATCACAGCCGCGACAGTGATACAGGCCCGCGCGGCTCTCGTCGTTCAGGGGGCTGGTATAGGCGCGTTCGGTCGCGGCCTCGCGCAGGACGGCGTATTCGTCGGGCGCGAGCATGGCACGCCATTCCGCCTCGGTGCGCGTGATCTCGAACGGGCCTTCGGCGATGGCGGCACGCGCAGGCCGGGCGGCAAAGGGGCTGACGGCAATCGCTGCTGCCGCCGTGCTGAAGAGGTTGCGTCGGGATATCATGGCGATCTCCTTTCACCTTGTCATGTGGGAAGGACGCCCCCGCAAGGAAAGGGGTGGCGGACCGGGGCAATGGTGCCGGGAGGGGCCCCAAGTCTCCAAGGGACCCGACACCCTCACGTCGGGGACAGTCTGTCGCGCGGGGCTTTTGCCCCGCACCCCGGCCCGCCATCCGGCCCGTCGAACTGACGCGCCGGATCGGGGTCATGCGGCGTCTGCCGCGATCACGCGTCGGGCAGCAGCACCGTGTCGATGACATGGATGACGCCGTTGGACTGATCGACATCGGCCTGGGTGACCGTCGCCATTCGGCCCTGCTCGTCCTGGATCATGATCTGGCCGCCCTGCATGCGTGCCGTAAAGGTGCATCCCCCGACCGTCTCGATCGGATGTGCGCCGCCATCATCGGCGATCATGCCCGCGATGGCGCTGGAAAAGGCCTCGGCCGCCACGACATGGCAGGTCAGGATTTCGGTCAGACGGTCGCGGTTGCCGGGTTCCAGCAGCGCCTCGACCGAGCCTGCGGGCAGGTCGGCAAAGGCCGCGTTGGTGGGCGCGAACACGGTGAAGGGGCCGTCGCCCGCCAGCGTATCCACCAGACCGGCGGTCTGCACGGCTGTGATCAGCGTGGTGTGATCGGCCGAGTTCACGGCATTCTCGACGATGTTCATGTTGGGATACATCGGCGCGCCGCCCACCATGGGCACGGACTGGGCCAGTGCGGTGCCACCCAGAATGGCGGCGGCGGCAGTGGCGACAAGCGTCTTGCGGGTCAACATTTGGTCTTCCTCTCTGTTGCTTCGGTCACCGGGGCGTTTCCTCGGCCCGGAGATACAAGAAGCTACGAGAGGGGTGCGGGGAGAGTTTCAGCGCAGATGAGAAAACCTTTGAAAAAATCGCAACCTTCTGGCTTGGCTGCATTTTTTTCGAGGGTTCGATCGCCTAGAGGGGCACAAGCGCCCCAAGCGCAAGGATCGCGCCGGTGGGAAGGCCCGTGGGCGATCCGCCAAGGGGTTCGTCCGAAACCGCAACCGAGGCGCCGGCCTCGAACAGTTGCGCGATCTCGGCTTCGGGCGTCAGGGTCGTGATCTGCGCCTCGGCCAGAAGGCCGAGGGACACCGGCGCCTCCTGCCCCTCGGTTATCAGCCAGAGCTGTTGCGCGCGGCCCGGCGTCGGCGCACCGGCCACGCGGTTGACGCGCAAGGTCCCGTCAGGTTCGCGGGTCAGCGCAATGCCAAGGCCCGACCCCTCGACCGGGATCAGATGCGTCATCAGGATGGTGCCGGGCGGAATGCCCACGGCCGGGGCCTCGGGGGCCGCGCCGGGATCGGGCGGCTGGATCAGCGGCAGAACGGCAAAGCCCACGGCAACCGCCGCAACGGTCGTCGCTACACCCGTCAGCGCACGCCACAGGCCAAGGCGCTGCCAGATCGGGGCCGCGAGGCCCGCACCGTCGGCCCCGAACAACCTGTGGTCCAGCGACGTCTTGAGATGGCGCGGGGGCGGCACCGGCGCGACCTCGGCCTCGGCGATGCCGGCGAGTTGGGCCTGCCACCGCTCGACCGCGCGGCGCATCGCCAGATCGTCCAGCATGCGCAACTCGACCAGACCCGCATCGGCGGGCGCAAGCAGGCCGAGCGCATACTCGGCCGCGAGCGCGTCGTCATCGGGGCCAAGACCCCCGCCCATGCTGTCGGGCCGGTCGCTCATCTGGACAGGCACTCCTTCAACTGTTGCAGGCTGCGCCGCAGCCAGGTTCGCATCGTGTTCAGCGGCACCGCGTGACGTTCGGCCAGGTCGGCGTAACTCATCCCATCCAGATAGGCGCCGCGCACCGCCTGCGCGCGATCTGCCTTCAATTCTTCCATGCAGGCCACGACGCGGCGCGCCTCGCCGGCGGCGACGGCCTGCGCCTCGGGACCGGGCGTGCCATCGGGCAGCGGCCCTGCATCGTCGAGGTCGGTCGACGGTTTGCGGGCCCGCAGCCGGTCGATCGCCCGATTGCGCGCCAGCGTGATCAACCACGTCATCGGGCTGTGGCCCGTGACCTTGTAGCGGTCGGCCTTGCGCCAGATCAGAACGTACACCTCTTGCAGGACGTCTTCGGCCTCGGCCCTTACCTTGAGGACACGCAGGCACACCCCGAAAAGTTTCGCCGAGGTGGCATCGTAAAGGGCGGAAAACGCCGCGCGGTCCCCAAGGGCCACCCGGGAAATCAGGGTTTCCAGTTCTGCGCGCGCGGTCATGGCGCGACAAGATCACGGCCACGCGCCCTTGGCCAGACCCGTTCTCCGGCAAACCCGCACAGCGGGACGAAACCGCCCCTTCCCCTTGCAGCGCCAAGCGATATGTTGCACCACCAGCGGGTTCGCCCCCTTTCCAGATAACACCCGAGGACGACATGGCCGATGGCAGCTTGAGCATGGATGCAAAACCCACCGAGGAAATCTCGGTCCGCGAGGTGTTCGGCATCGACACCGACATGAAGGTGAAGGGGTTTGCCGACGCCACCGACCGCGTGCCGGAACTGGACTCGACCTACAAATTCGATCCCGACACGACGCTGGCGATCCTTGCGGGCTTTTCCCACAACCGCCGCGTCATGATCCAGGGGTATCACGGCACCGGCAAATCGACCCATATCGAACAGGTCGCCGCGCGGCTGAACTGGCCGGCCGTGCGCGTGAACCTGGACAGCCACATCAGCCGGATCGACCTGATCGGCAAGGACGCGATCAAGCTGCGCGACGGCAAACAGGTGACCGAGTTTCACGAGGGCATCCTGCCCTGGGCCTTGCGCAATCCCGTGGCCATCGTCTTCGACGAATACGATGCCGGACGCGCCGACGTGATGTTCGTGATCCAGCGCGTTCTGGAACATGACGGCAAGCTGACGCTCTTGGATCAGAACGAGATCATCACCCCGCACCCCTATTTCCGCCTGTTTGCGACCGCCAACACGGTGGGTCTGGGCGACACGACGGGCCTGTATCACGGCACGCAGCAGATCAACCAGGCGCAGATGGACCGCTGGAGCCTCGTGGCGACCCTGAACTATCTGTCCCATGACGCTGAAAGC comes from Roseibacterium elongatum DSM 19469 and encodes:
- a CDS encoding glycine--tRNA ligase subunit alpha; this encodes MTAALAPTATPDVAPRSFQEIILRLQAYWARQGCAIMQPYDMEVGAGTFHPATTLRSLGSRPWAAAYVQPSRRPTDGRYGENPNRLQHYYQYQVLIKPSPPDLQALYLGSLEAIGIDLAVHDIRFVEDDWESPTLGAWGLGWEVWCDGMEVSQFTYFQQVGGHDCHPVSGELTYGLERLAMYVLGIDHVMDMPFNDPDAPIPLSYGDVFRQTEEEYSRFNFDVAETEILFRHFEDAEAECQRILAEPHDDPKTGKRIVLAHPAYDQCIKASHIFNLLDARGVISVTERQAYIGRVRNLAKLCADAFVATEAGGFSPSDSAA
- a CDS encoding serine protease — its product is MLKTILRGLFALTVVLGLGLSLAVPANAQDPNQRVWIQIESYTDLATTEQRLRAYSQLLEDVNGFRAGSRFYAIALGPYPRSDGIALLGQLRAQGLIPGDSFLQDGQAFTQQFFPVGVNTLDGDAVETTQGVVAEAQEQTEEVAEEVIEDVAEEITPDPAPLPEETPAEARQSEAQLTRAERDELQIALQYFGFYRGGIDGAFGPGTRGAMTAWQQSRGFEATGILTTRQRAQLLAEREEELARLGITTVRDERAGIQIDLPLGMVAFSEYNFPFAQYDSINDSGLRVLLISQPGDRATLFGLYEIMQTLEIVPLEGERERQGDRFLLTGQSDSLRSHTEARVVGGGFVKGFTVVWAPERDEDMEQILPILRDTISYFGGALDPAFVPEGAEEDIDLVSGLEVRRPDLMRTGFFIDSRGTVLTTTEAVSGPNGQCARVLIDNAYAADVVYRDDALGLAVLRPRTALAPLDFARMAETPGRLRGEIAVAGFPFGGALSAASTSFGTLSALSGVNGETNVQRLEIATEDSEAGAPVLDGSGAVLGMVLPGMLEGRALPDEVTLALRADQLLPVLQQAGIAPQIATTTGMMNRETLSRLGSDIAVRVSCWN
- the msrB gene encoding peptide-methionine (R)-S-oxide reductase MsrB → MSRRNLFSTAAAAIAVSPFAARPARAAIAEGPFEITRTEAEWRAMLAPDEYAVLREAATERAYTSPLNDESRAGLYHCRGCDLPLYSSETKFDSGTGWPSFYEALPDVIGTMEDRSVLLMVRTECHCARCGSHLGHIFEDGPEPTGLRHCINGLALRFRPS
- a CDS encoding fasciclin domain-containing protein, with the translated sequence MLTRKTLVATAAAAILGGTALAQSVPMVGGAPMYPNMNIVENAVNSADHTTLITAVQTAGLVDTLAGDGPFTVFAPTNAAFADLPAGSVEALLEPGNRDRLTEILTCHVVAAEAFSSAIAGMIADDGGAHPIETVGGCTFTARMQGGQIMIQDEQGRMATVTQADVDQSNGVIHVIDTVLLPDA
- a CDS encoding anti-sigma factor, whose product is MSDRPDSMGGGLGPDDDALAAEYALGLLAPADAGLVELRMLDDLAMRRAVERWQAQLAGIAEAEVAPVPPPRHLKTSLDHRLFGADGAGLAAPIWQRLGLWRALTGVATTVAAVAVGFAVLPLIQPPDPGAAPEAPAVGIPPGTILMTHLIPVEGSGLGIALTREPDGTLRVNRVAGAPTPGRAQQLWLITEGQEAPVSLGLLAEAQITTLTPEAEIAQLFEAGASVAVSDEPLGGSPTGLPTGAILALGALVPL
- a CDS encoding sigma-70 family RNA polymerase sigma factor gives rise to the protein MTARAELETLISRVALGDRAAFSALYDATSAKLFGVCLRVLKVRAEAEDVLQEVYVLIWRKADRYKVTGHSPMTWLITLARNRAIDRLRARKPSTDLDDAGPLPDGTPGPEAQAVAAGEARRVVACMEELKADRAQAVRGAYLDGMSYADLAERHAVPLNTMRTWLRRSLQQLKECLSR
- the cobS gene encoding cobaltochelatase subunit CobS, translating into MADGSLSMDAKPTEEISVREVFGIDTDMKVKGFADATDRVPELDSTYKFDPDTTLAILAGFSHNRRVMIQGYHGTGKSTHIEQVAARLNWPAVRVNLDSHISRIDLIGKDAIKLRDGKQVTEFHEGILPWALRNPVAIVFDEYDAGRADVMFVIQRVLEHDGKLTLLDQNEIITPHPYFRLFATANTVGLGDTTGLYHGTQQINQAQMDRWSLVATLNYLSHDAESAIVLAKNPHYNTEKGRKTVNQMVTVADLTRTAFMNGELSTVMSPRTVITWAQNAEIFRDVGYAFRVSFLNKCDELERQTVAEFYQRCFDEELPESAASMSLG